AAGAGCGTCGATACTCAAACTCTGGGTTTAGTCCATCCAAAAAATCTACAAGTCGCTGTTGCTCTATCCATTTGCGAAACACATCAACATCACCAGGATGAGTAGGGGTAAATGgacaataaaaatcaaaatcattccACAACTTTTTTAATTCTCCAACATACTCTGTTACAGATCGGGAACCCTGATTAAGTCCTCGAAGCTCTCGTTGGATCTTATGGGCATGCATATTATTGCCTTTATAAGAATAAGTTATGGCTACAGCCTGCCATAACTCATAAGCATTCGTTAGTGCCTCAACCGTATGAGCAATACTTGGTACCATAGAGGCAAAGAGCCATGCTACCACCCGAGAGTTATTAGAATTCCACTGTCTAACAGCTATCCCATCTCCTTCTGGCCTTTTTGCAGTACCACTTATAAACCCCTCAAGATTGTGAGAATCCAAAATTAGACGAACATGTCGCGTCCAACTTAAGTAGGTACCCGGCCCATCCAATTTGACCGGATTAGTTTCTAGGGTGATCTTTGAAAACTCACTATCCGAGATACGAGATTCCATCATCCTAACCATTAACTTTTCTAAATCCTCCATGGTTAAAGGAGTTTTATCACCCATAAGAAAAAAACTTAAATGATCAAGTAAACAAGAACAATCTTAAGGGAGGAAATTGAAGTTTTCTCACCAACGATCTGAGATAAACTCAGATGACGAAAAAATATCGAATCTCTGCTTCCATGAAAGGTGCCTTGATAATATTCAGAAACTCCAAAACAGGACGCTCCATTGTTGCTCCAGAAAAAATAGCATCTACAATTGGAGACACATGTGACAGCAGTAGaggttctcctttttttttttggtatttaaaaaatacctaATAAGGGATGAGAACCATTTTCAACCCCGTGGTTCTTGGGTGGAAACGGTGGTGGCGTCGATGGCAGCGGTGGTAGCAGCGACAGCGGTAGCGATTGCAATGGCGATGGCAGAAgcagcgacagcagtggcggcgacGACGATGGCCTCGGTAGCGGAGGCGATGATCATAGTGGAGAAGGCTTAGGCAGCGACGGCGGCGATGATGGCCGCGGCAACGGAGGCGGCGATCATAGCAGAGGCGGTGATGAAGATGATGGTTCCGGGGAAGAGGCGTCGATGATTTGAAGggatgcgagagagagagagagtgagagatttAATGGAAACGGAGAATGGCTTTCAAGGTTTGCAGGGATCCACAGAGAGAGCAGCGGCGATGGTTTGAAGGGGGAACAGATCCCACTCTGTTTGAGAGGAGAGATTTGAGTTGTGGACGATCGGCGGTTGAAGAGGCAGAACAGAGCACTCTGTTCCCtaaataggctctgataccatgttgacaaacagaagtataaacagaagaagaatagaaaagagAGTGAAGACGAAGATTTCAGAGGAAGAAGGATACTTCTCTAGGACCAAATGggccctttttattaattttcatgggctcaatttaggaattatacaaatatatttccctctaattagacgattgcattcctaatcagagggattcaatttagaaattatacaaatatatttttctctaattagacgattgcattcctaatcagagggattcaatttaggaattatacaaacatatttttctctaattagatgattgcattcctaatcagagggatctacAACTCATTTCAACACATATATAGATTTGGCACCGGGGAGGTTGTAGATAGTTGTACAAGACTAAAGATTGAGTCTGAATAATATCCATCAACTTATCTTTTTTGGGTGAGATCTTGTATAATTATAAATAGTATGAAAGTGGATCTGATCCATAATTCACATAAATTAAAGAACACTATAACATAGGTCATTTTAGGGCTAAGCACAAGCCGATTATTAtatgtataattttatagggatcTTTTGACCGATGTTAGAGCTTAAAATGGATGGAGTATTTGAGAGCCCGTATGTTTAGTTCCATAacatttatgaattaaaaaaatattgaatacttatataaaatcaaaaaatttaaataatatctttcagCTAGTCATTTTGGATGATATCTTATATACTAAAAAGATCTTGAATACCTATATAAGATCTGAAAATATAAATCATATCTTTCAATTAGGGTCTTtccaaaatattaaattttaacaaACAAATCCTCAAGTAGAATATAGTTAGGATTGTCGTGTAGAGTCGTTTAAAATCAGGCTGCTATGTCATACAAAATGAAAGAATCCAGAATTTTGGGAAGCTATGGAGCAAAGTAGATATGGACTCTTAGACTAGTTTAGCGGTTAGTCTTTTATATTTGCTTTTAAGATGTTACTTTAAAAGCAATGTATTCTAAAAATGGCATTTATTTtgtaatatttttctttaataaattcAGGTAGGTTTCATCAAAAGGAAAAATTAGTATTAATAAAGTCATAAATATGCCTATAAATTTCTCTCAAAAAATAGACATGCCTATAAATTCAGTTCATGAGCTAAATAGTGTAAACTACAGACAGAGCTACCACCATGCCAAGGAAAGGTTGATAGAAAGATGACTGGTTTCATCGCTCTGCCTTTTCCGATAGCTGTTTTAAATCTTctctatcaaatttttatatctttgagATGCTCCAATTGTTGAAATTTCTGTAGCTTCCTTCTTATCTTACAGGTCAAGAACAACAGTTCTCTGGATGCGCTGCTATCTGATATTTGCATTGGCACTTCTGCAGCTCCTACATATCTTCCACCTTACTTCTTTCAAACAAAAGACTCAGATGGAAAAGTGAGGGAATTCAATCTTATTGATGGAGGTGTTGCCGCTAATAATCCGGTAAATTAAATAATAGTTTCCTTACCAAAATGATTAGCTTATGAAGTGATTCCAGGCAACCAGAACAAGTTATCCATCTGGCTTTTACAGGCCTTAGTTGCTATGGGAGAAGTATCCAAGGAGGTTTTCAAAGGAAACCCAGATTTCTTCCCAATCAAACCCATGGACTATTTCCGGTTCTTGGTCATTTCACTTGGTACTGGCTCATCAAAGGGTGAAGAAAGATACAATGCAAAGAAAGCTAAAAGCTGGGGAGTCTTGGGCTGGTTGCTCAGTAATGGATCTAATCCATTAGTTGATGTTTTTATGCAAGCAAGTGCAGATATGGTGGATATCCACATTTCAGTAGCTTTCCAAGCTCTGCATTCCAGTAGAAACTACCTTCGAATCGAGGTATAAAATAGTTTCagattataatctaattaatGCTGCTCTCACCATTATTTTCAGCCAACAAGAAAGGCTACAGAAAGTCAGTATCTCTGAAAAAGCTTAATTGATAATATTCTATGAAACTAGGATGATGTGTTAACTGGGACGATAGCGTCAGTTGATATTGCCACAAAGGAAAACCTGGAGAATCTTGCCAAGGTTGGTGAAAATCTGCTCAAAAAACCAGTCTCAAGGGTGAATTTAGAGACAGGCCACTTCGAGCCTGTAGGCAAGGGAGAAGGAACAAATGAAGAAGCTCTTATAAGGTGACTACACAAATTAGTATTAACATGCTTATTCCATAAAATCATCATCAGTTTTGAAGTATTCTAACTTCCATGTTTACAGGTTTGCTAAGCTATTATCAGAAGAAAGAAGGCTTCGTGAGGCAAGATCACCATATTCTAGATTAGCCTGGTCTATGTAACGCTATGGATTGTGAGAATTAAGTTCGTGTTACATCTTTGAGCTGTAGAATATAACTTGAGAGAAGCTGAGTAGAACATAGCTATAGAAGTCCGATAATCTGTCTCAAGTAATGGAATAGAGGCAGTATTCTGCTGTAATTGGAAACTAAATAATGAACTAGAATAAAAGCTTTTGTTGGCTTTGTTTACCAACTTGATGAGATTTGGGAAGAGATTGAAGTGGAGAATGGGATGGAAAATTGGGAGAGAATATAGatctagggttctttctttttgttttcttaatACATAAGGTCTCTTATGTGTGAGGCTACCACATCCTACAAAAATTCATACATCAATACATAAATCACTATGACAACATGAGTCCAACTATATATGAGCCCATACATGAATCCAACATACAACTAAACCAAAAACTCACGTAACTTGAAAATTAAAAAGAtcaaacattatattttaacaCTCTCCTTTAATAGTTGTTCTTAAAATGCCCATGAGATCTCTAAAGTAAATGAATTTCTCTTTGGGTAATACCTTGGTGAAAATATCCGCCACTTGGTCTTGAGTCCTCACATATTTtacttcaatttctttttcttctacagcATCTCTTATAAAATGGTACTTGATTTTGATATGCTTCGTGCGGCTATGATAGATAGATTTTTTTGTCATAGAGATAGTAGACTTATTGTCACAAAGCAGTATAGTGGCTTCTTCTTACATCTCACCCACATCTTCTAATATTCTTCTCAACCAAATTATTTGTTGTGTTGCCAAAGTAGTTGAGATATATTTGGCTTCCGCGGATGACAATGCCACGATATCTTGCTTCTTAGATGCCCAAGATATGATACcggatccaaaaaaatatatagcCCGATATGCTCTTCATATCATCAATGCTTCCGATCCAATCACTATCACAAAATCTAAATAACTTCACATGGTCATTTATGCTCCTTTCATACATGATGCTATAATCTTTGATGCTTTTGATGTATCTCAAGACTCTTTTTGTCACTCCAAAATGAACCTTGCTTGACTTTTGCATGAATCTAGAAAGTAAACTTGATGCAAACATTATATCCGGTCTTGTAGTTGTGAGATACAATAAGCTTCTAACAATGCTTCTATATAGTGGTGTATTGGCTTCACCACTTTCATCTTCTTTCATGAACTTCTCATGTATCACCAAAGGTGTTGCCACAATATTGCAATTCTTCATTTTGAACTTTTTGAGAatgctttctacatattttttttgacaaataaAAATACCATATTCTCTTGACTTGATTTCAATTCTCAAAAAGTAATGGAGCAAACCCATATCATTCATTTCATATCTTTTCGTCATATCACTTTTGAAAGCTAAAATCATATTCTCATTGTTATcggtaatgatcaaatcatcaacaTAAAGAGAGACAATGAGAATGATATTACCTTACTTCTTCACATAAAGTGTTGGTTCACTTGGATTTTTTTGGAATTCTTTTCCATTGAAGTAGGCATCAATTTGAGAATATCATGCTCGAGGTGCTTGCTTCAACCCATATAATACTTTCTTTAACTTGTACACTTTGCTTTCTTGACCTTTGATGATGAAGCCTTAAGGTTGTCCTATATAAATTTCTACCTCCAATATCCTATTCAAAAATGCCAACTTTACATCAAGTTGGTGTAGTTTTCAACCTTTGTGTGCCACCATAGAAATGAGAGATCTAATTATGTCATGTCGAGCAACCGGTGTAAAAGTTTGTTGATAATCAATCCTGGATAGTTGAGAGTATCCTTTTgctatcaatcttgctttatatcTTTGAATGGACCCATCCAGATTGTGTTTTATCTTGTAGATCCACTTCAAGCTAATGACTTTCTTATCATTTGGTTTCTCTACTAGCTCCCAAGTTTTGTTCTTCTCAATCATATcaatttcttcttgcattgcttTATTCTACACTTCTTCATGTATAATTTCTTCATAAGTTTTAGGCTCAATCATGCAAAAATTATAAGTGATATAAATGTCACTTAGGCTTCTCATTCTTGTGGCAATAAAATTTAGAGATGAGCTTGAGCTTGAAGTTGGTGATAGACTTATACCTGGAGAAGTTTGTGGTAAATCTTTAtccttattttctttattttgaacatcatgaattttttcatcaagaGTAACaatattttctttaattttcttatcCTTCCAATCCCAAGTAGCCTTTTCATTGAAAAGAATATCTCTTTTTATGATCATCTTGTTGTGCTTCAAGCTAAAAAGTCTATAGCCTTTTGATTTAGAACTATAgctaacaaaaatatatttttcacttaCTTCATCAAGTTTGTGCCTCCTTTCTTTTGGAATATGTGCATAGCATACACATCCAAAGACTCTGAAATGCTTCACCAAAGATTTTCTACCAGATCAAgcttgaaatgatgtcttattttagAGAACTTTTATTGGACATTTATTCATCAAGTACACCATCGTATACACcgctttcatccaaaaaaaatttggaaggcCTTTGTCTTTGAGCATAGATCTAGCCATCTCAAAAATAGTATGGTTCTTTTTTTCGACAACTTCATTTTATTTCAGTATGCAGCCAACGATCAATTGTCTTTGCAAACCAACATCTTCACAAAACTTCTTAAATTTATTTGAGTTATATTCACCACCTCTACCACTTCTTAGCACCTTGATGTAGTGCTCACTTTGTCTTTCCacaagatttttaaattttttaaagatggTGAATGCCTCAGACTTATGTCTCATAAAGTACATCCATATCATTCTTGAGTAATCATCAATGAAGGTAATGAAATAGATGTTACCGGCATGAAGAGTTTTCATAGGTCTACATATATCGGTATGAACAAGCTCCAATGATGCTTTGGCTCTCCATACATGCTCTTTTGGAAATATCTCTCGATGTTATTTTTCAAGTACACATCCTTCATAAATTTCTTTCTTGTCTTGTATTATCGATAGACCATACACCATATTCTTTTGATGTAGACTTCTCAAGCTTTAAAAATTCAAATGCCCATACCTTTTGTGCCATAGCCATGACTCATCATTCACCTCCATCTTCTGTGCAACATTCTTTGCAAAGTGCAAAATGAGAAAAAAGCTTCTATTTTTCTCCATGTTGATTTTGCTACAAGTtactttttctttcctttatcaTATATCTTGCATCCATTATTTTTAAAGTGCACCATATGCCCATGCTCAATCAATTGTCCCATACTTAGAAGATTTTGTGTCAAGTCCGGAATAAGTAAAACATCATGGATGAactttctccctctctctgtgTCAATTGCAATTGTTCCTTTGCCTCTTGCTTGGACTAGCGCaccattttttattttgatttgtgAGATTGAAGAACTATTAATGTCAACAAAGATGGACTTGTCACTGGACATGTGGTTGCTCACTTGTTTGGTACCTACAATCTTTTtgaatatgatcaaattttttgcaaTTATAACATTGGGGTTTCTCCCTAAACCAATAATCTTTTTCAACATGAGAAGATCTTTTACATATATTGCACCTAGGTTGAGTGCTctcatcattttgattttttagaaagttatttctttcccttcctcttcctctcatatttcttcctctttctctattTTGATTTCCATCTTTAGATGACTCTCCTTTAACTTGTACATGACTAGACGGTTCTCTTTGAGGATTTTTGTCAAATACTTTGAGCTTAAATTAAAAGATACTTTTTAATGATGATTCTTTATGCCTAAACAATCTTTGCTCGTGAGCTTCAAGAGATCCCATTAACTCATAAATACTTAAAGTAGAAAGATTTTCAGATTCTTCAATAATAGTAACTATGGTATCAAATTTTGGAGGCAAACTAGTCAAAATTTTCTCACATATTCTTTGCTCGGTGACGGTTTCATCATAGCTCTTCATTTGATTAACAATCTCCATGAATTTAGAAAAGTAATCCTTCAACTTCTCATTTTCTTACATTTTCAAATTATCTAACTCTCTTCTTAGAGTTTGAAATTTGATAGTTCTCACCTTGGtattctcttaaaattttttttataagatgTCTCATGCCTCTTTTGATTTGATGGCTCTAATGATTCTTGAGAAAATCTTGTCGGACACCGCTTGTTGGATGAAAAAAAGGGCTTTGGCATCTTTCTTTTTGTAGTCCTTCATTTGCTCCCTTTGTTGATTAGTTAGAGTGGATGACTCTTCATTCCTACTCTCCACAAAATCTCAAATCTCTTGTGAAATGAAGAGGATCTTCATCTTGATGCTCCAATAATCATAGTTTTCTCCATTAAAAATAAGAATAGAAGATTGATTGATGCTCATACCCATATTGCTTGAACTTGCCATAGAGATCTTCTTGAATggttctctctttctcacttattATCTTCAAACTCAAATCTTGTTGATcttccttgctctgataccacttttatTCGCTTTGTTTACCAACTTGATGAGATTTGAGAGGAGATTGAAGTAGAGAATGAGATAAAAAATTAGGGGAGAATATAGATCTAagattctttctttttgttttgttaatACATAAGGCCTCTTCTGTGTGAGGCTACCACATCCTATAAAAGTTCATATATTAATACATAAACCACTATGATAACATGAGCCCAACTATATATAAGCCCATACATAAACCCAACATACAACTAAATCAAAAACTTACATAActtgaaaattaaaaaaacaaaCATTACATTTTAACAGGTCGTATCTCCGTGATTTTTATGTGCAAGCATAGGAAGTACCTGCTGCCTATTCACCAGGATATTTCACTTTCAATGTCATGCCTCAAACCAAACATTAACTGACGCTGTATGCCAGCAAGACGGAATGAACAGACATGAAAGGCTATATGAACAATATATCTAATCATTTcacaataattttaaatcaatcctCAATCTACTAAATTCTCCATACAATCAAACGTACTCCTCCAAATCCCACAGCCAATTAGAttctaaaaaaaagagaaaaaaagaataacGAGTTAGACTGCCTCGATAAGCAAGGTAACACTTAAAAGTTGGTTAGAGCATATTAATAGATAACAAATCAAACATAAAACATATTATCAACCAGAAAATTTTCAATATTCTTATTGAATATCAAACAATAATACTTCTTTTTTCTTCAAAAGTATCTTTTTCACAAACTTATACTAGATCCAATATTTGACTATAGCTACATAACCCAGTGGCATGGGTCCTATAACAAATGGTAGATAATAGATGGCATCCAGATACCACTACCCTAAACACTGATGGCATAATATCgaaattaatttcttatattaCAAGTCAACAACACCAACAACACCAATATCgaaattaatttcttatattaCAAGTCAACAACACCAACATATAATCTCCACTGATGGTGCTAAATTATAGCTATGTTGAATATATACCAAAAATTTTACAAGTCACCTAACCAAATTTTTCAAAACCATTActcaaaatatatcatatatttatattaaattattcataagaatatcaaaatatatattttattcttataTTATTTTCAAAGATAAAACTTAACATATCGGACCAATTAATCAAATAGATGCAGAAGTCATAAAAATGATTCTATCAAGCAATACAaagtataattttttagatttcttgGAAATCACACTACGTAGCATTAGGTCATTTTCCTTATAGATGTCAAAAATCTAGATAATCTAATCACCTCACTAGGATTCCTCAAGACTTAACaatctaaaactacatatatatattgCATCAATGTCACAccaatattttaaatcaatttctaaaaattcttaaaaattctaaaattctgATTTCTAAAGCAACTATCATTATATCAAGGAAAACAACTTTGCCCTATTTCTTGTCATAGGATGGAATGGGGTAGTCAACATGGTGGAGGCCCCTCTAGGGCTAGCCTAGAGAGAGAAGAGATAGATTAATAGAGAAAAAGATAATGAATAAAGGATAGTTTGAGGGGTAAAGCAGGACATGACACCCTCTTACCTATATCTACACACACCCACACACG
This genomic window from Elaeis guineensis isolate ETL-2024a chromosome 13, EG11, whole genome shotgun sequence contains:
- the LOC140853310 gene encoding patatin-like protein 2 — translated: MQKSKSISQIQAPTYGNLITILSIDGGGIKGIIPKKLDGEDARLADYFDVIAGTSTGGLVTAMLTAPNEENRPLFAAKDIKDFYMKHSPKIFPQCGGLLGQAAKILRAISGPRYNGKYLHELVRRKLGNIKLHQTLTNVVIPTFDIKRLQPTIFSSYEVKNNSSLDALLSDICIGTSAAPTYLPPYFFQTKDSDGKVREFNLIDGGVAANNPALVAMGEVSKEVFKGNPDFFPIKPMDYFRFLVISLGTGSSKGEERYNAKKAKSWGVLGWLLSNGSNPLVDVFMQASADMVDIHISVAFQALHSSRNYLRIEDDVLTGTIASVDIATKENLENLAKVGENLLKKPVSRVNLETGHFEPVGKGEGTNEEALIR